The following proteins come from a genomic window of Gossypium raimondii isolate GPD5lz chromosome 5, ASM2569854v1, whole genome shotgun sequence:
- the LOC105768814 gene encoding outer envelope pore protein 21, chloroplastic: MQTSLRYSGDSKALRIHAKEKFPIDSKTHLQVQGELDTRTGVPNNFCAMIRHSYHDLFTSLGVGMRYDKRDKVRYTLRGKKSFLVTNDDSVNFVIKGRYDVDQEFKGRKSEGAAEFIYKIFNFQKDQDVRLKVGYEVFEQVPYLQVRENNWTLNADMNGRWNIRFDL, encoded by the exons ATGCAGACTTCGTTGAGATACAGTGGTGACTCCAAGGCTCTAAGAATCCACGCCAAGGAGAAGTTCCCCATCGATTCCAAAACCCATTTGCAG GTTCAAGGCGAGCTGGACACAAGAACTGGAGTCCCCAATAACTTCTGTGCAATGATAAGGCACTCATATCATGAT TTGTTCACAAGCCTTGGTGTTGGAATGCGCTATGATAAGCGTGATAAGGTGCGGTACACACTGCGAGGAAAAAAATCTTTCCTTGTAACCAACGATGATTCAGTCAATTTTGTTATCAAGGGAAGATATGATGTTGATCAAGAATTCAAGGGG AGGAAGTCAGAAGGAGCTgctgaatttatttataaaatcttcAATTTCCAGAAAGACCAAGATGTTAGACTCAAAGTTGGCTATGAAGTATTTGAGCAG GTGCCATATCTGCAGGTTAGGGAAAATAATTGGACCCTCAATGCTGACATGAATGGTAGATGGAATATAAGATTCGATTTGTGA
- the LOC105768813 gene encoding protein MULTIPLE CHLOROPLAST DIVISION SITE 1, which translates to MASIWLFQFPGQPSIWGWKHQVSLNGTSLLLHHRHSLSQRLNWIHLLPNRTFSPRAIDNSASSEEDHRAQNKVVDTAKHTLAVDSKHPLALFQESITSFPPVVFLMKNRPKNNLTLGLFVAIAIMVIALRAYAERKSRKSQPGSVADLVRRGQLRSDRRGISRPLKYDDPFNNPLVKVGKSNSTVEMCGKLYRLAPVTLTKEQQAIHQKRRSRAYQWKRPTIFLKEGDSIPPDVDPDTIRWIPANHPFATTANDIDEDLAQNNVYQKHGVPFRIQAEHDALQRKLEAMQKEEKLNNLFIDSRNAKDFQRPFKLNDRSDEPVEQGPNNNPRVETKPTKPERASDSIESNLSSGEMQQP; encoded by the exons ATGGCATCAATTTGGCTTTTTCAATTCCCTGGCCAG CCTTCAATTTGGGGGTGGAAGCATCAAGTTTCTTTAAATGGAACATCGTTGCTACTACATCATAGGCATAGCCTAAGCCAACGGCTCAACTGGATTCACCTACTACCTAATAGGACGTTTTCGCCGAGAGCCATTGATAATTCAGCGAGCTCCGAGGAGGACCATCGTGCCCAGAACAAGGTTGTTGATACAGCGAAACATACTCTGGCGGTGGATTCCAAACACCCACTTGCCTTATTTCAGGAATCCATTACATCCTTCCCTCCTGTTGTTTTCCTG ATGAAAAACCGCCCTAAAAACAACCTTACACTGGGATTGTTCGTTGCAATTGCAATTATGGTTATTGCTCTGAGAGCATACGCAGAGAGGAAGTCAAGGAAGAGCCAGCCTGGTTCTGTAGCTGATCTTGTAAGGCGTGGCCAGCTAAGATCAGATAGAAGAGGCAT ATCGCGACCTCTCAAGTATGATGATCCATTTAACAATCCATTGGTGAAGGTTGGGAAGAGCAATTCAACCGTAGAGATGTGTGGAAAGCTTTATCGCTTAGCTCCAGTTACACTTACTAAAGAACAGCAAGCTATCCATCAGAAAAGGAGGTCGAGAGCATACCAGTGGAAGAGACCAACAATTTTCCTTAAAGAGGGGGATTCAATTCCTCCTGATGTTGACCCTGACACAATCAGATGGATTCCTGCAAATCATCCTTTTGCGACCACTGCTAATGACATTGATGAAGACTTGGCACAAAATAATGTGTACCAGAAACATGGTGTTCCATTCCGTATTCAAGCTGAGCATGATGCGCTCCAGAGAAAACTTGAAGCAATGCAAAAG GAGGAGAAGTTGAACAATTTGTTTATCGACAGTAGAAATGCTAAAGATTTCCAGAGACCATTCAAATTAAATGACAGGTCAGATGAACCTGTTGAGCAGGGCCCCAATAACAATCCCAGAGTTGAAACTAAGCCCACAAAACCAGAGCGTGCCTCCGATTCAATTGAAAGCAACTTGTCTTCAGGGGAAATGCAGCAACCCTGA